A genomic window from Candidatus Bipolaricaulota bacterium includes:
- the mnmE gene encoding tRNA uridine-5-carboxymethylaminomethyl(34) synthesis GTPase MnmE — MNAEDTIAAISTPLGEGGIGIVRMSGPRAVEIAESVFRPTRKIRLSQVPSHTIHHGFILDGEIKLDEVLVTVMRAPRTYTREDVVEINCHGGIAAVRAVLDLLLRNGARLAERGEFTKRAFLNGRISLDQAQAVLDAVRAQTRLGLEAAVAKIGGRFRDEVESLRDRIAALLADIEVGIDYPDVDAETDPLIPRVRALRDEVEELERRAARGRVVREGLVAAIVGRPNVGKSTLLNTILAEERAIVTPIPGTTRDTVEEVVEVEGIPVRMIDTAGLRPPTDAVEEEGVRRAARAIDRADLVLLLLDRSCPLTPDDQALLDREWKKPVILVLNKSDLPPAFTRDELDPSPYLGVYEISAQTGAGVDELMSGLVAAVLAGGIPAAGTFLLLDAWEQDLLRRTGDALARAAAALESGVTPDIVAEELRVAYREAGKLQGIDVSEDILSHIFSRFCVGK, encoded by the coding sequence ATGAACGCCGAGGACACGATCGCCGCGATCTCGACCCCGCTTGGGGAGGGGGGGATTGGGATCGTGCGGATGAGCGGCCCGCGCGCGGTCGAGATCGCTGAATCCGTCTTCCGCCCGACCCGGAAGATCCGCCTCTCCCAGGTTCCGAGCCATACTATTCATCACGGGTTCATCCTCGACGGGGAGATCAAGCTCGATGAGGTTCTGGTCACGGTGATGCGCGCCCCCCGCACCTACACCCGCGAGGACGTCGTCGAGATCAACTGCCACGGCGGGATCGCCGCCGTGCGGGCGGTGCTCGACCTCCTCCTGCGCAACGGTGCGCGGCTCGCCGAGCGGGGGGAGTTCACCAAACGCGCGTTCCTGAACGGAAGGATCTCCCTCGATCAGGCCCAGGCCGTCCTCGACGCGGTCCGGGCCCAGACCAGGCTCGGGCTGGAGGCGGCGGTCGCCAAAATCGGGGGGAGGTTCCGGGACGAAGTGGAGTCCCTGCGCGATCGGATCGCGGCGCTTTTGGCGGACATCGAGGTCGGGATCGACTACCCGGACGTCGACGCGGAAACCGATCCCCTCATCCCCAGGGTCCGCGCGCTGCGGGACGAGGTGGAGGAACTCGAACGGCGGGCGGCGCGGGGACGGGTGGTGCGCGAGGGGCTCGTCGCGGCGATCGTCGGACGGCCGAACGTGGGCAAGTCCACCCTGCTCAACACAATCCTCGCCGAGGAACGGGCGATCGTCACCCCGATCCCGGGGACGACCCGGGACACGGTCGAGGAAGTGGTGGAGGTGGAGGGGATCCCGGTACGGATGATCGACACCGCCGGGCTGCGTCCCCCGACCGATGCGGTGGAGGAAGAGGGAGTGCGACGGGCGGCGCGCGCGATCGACCGGGCCGATCTCGTTTTGCTCCTCCTCGATCGAAGCTGCCCCCTCACCCCCGATGACCAGGCCCTGCTCGACCGGGAATGGAAAAAGCCGGTCATCCTCGTCCTCAACAAGTCCGACCTCCCCCCTGCGTTCACCCGGGATGAGCTTGATCCGTCCCCCTACCTCGGGGTGTACGAGATCTCCGCTCAGACCGGGGCTGGGGTGGATGAGCTGATGAGCGGGCTCGTCGCGGCTGTACTTGCCGGCGGGATCCCGGCAGCGGGTACGTTCCTCCTCCTCGACGCCTGGGAGCAGGACCTCCTCCGCCGCACGGGAGATGCCCTCGCCCGGGCGGCAGCCGCATTGGAGTCCGGGGTGACTCCGGACATCGTCGCTGAGGAACTGCGGGTCGCGTACCGCGAGGCGGGGAAGCTTCAGGGGATCGACGTATCCGAGGACATCCTCTCCCATATCTTCTCTCGGTTCTGCGTGGGAAAGTGA
- the yidC gene encoding membrane protein insertase YidC — protein sequence MRKFTIFTLIGIVVIFLFSAVAFGGEGGITYKIYSEGDHKAIEVKTALADYVFSEAGGTLRSVYLYFAPYGSKPAELVPGTKTTYKDGNYTRQYLANTIYPFTVQSGGETVATHFTLTAPPSAPRPDELAIEFTGTVGNLRMTKRFLLRNDPYYTVGVTIKVENPSGEAVPLRIVLGDATSAVSKELVYQFDSGVSTAPLAPGSYTSFDGLGLMNKATVFFLKTPGGSEITPFATLLGDRTAFGITVPAAPGESTYSFSLYGGRRRYLLMDAVGLGSLDNPGTGARLIIPVVQFLKLLYRYTGNYGWAIILFTLVTRLVLFPLMRKQYHSMAKMQKLQPKLQEIQKRFKDDRELLQQKMMELYKREGVNPMGGCLPMVIQLPILILLWKAILYASEEIHLSPGFLWIPDLSLRDPLFILVILTTGAMILQQRLMTPMTSDQSSGSQKYMGYIFPLFMAFFFWNFPAGLWLYYLLTTLSQIGQQAFVNWEMGKAEAAVGGAAPPGSSAEPGEKEAQDGDDKGGD from the coding sequence GTGCGAAAATTCACGATCTTTACGCTGATAGGAATCGTCGTTATCTTTTTGTTCTCCGCCGTTGCTTTCGGAGGGGAGGGCGGGATCACCTACAAGATCTACTCCGAGGGTGATCACAAAGCGATAGAAGTGAAGACCGCCCTCGCCGATTACGTCTTCTCCGAGGCGGGGGGAACGCTGCGGAGCGTCTACCTCTACTTCGCACCGTACGGTTCGAAACCGGCCGAGCTCGTTCCCGGGACGAAGACGACCTACAAGGACGGAAACTACACCCGTCAGTACTTGGCCAACACCATTTATCCATTCACGGTTCAGTCCGGAGGGGAGACGGTCGCCACGCACTTCACCCTCACAGCACCTCCGAGCGCCCCGCGCCCGGACGAACTCGCGATCGAATTCACCGGGACTGTGGGGAATCTCCGGATGACGAAGCGGTTCCTCCTCCGCAACGACCCGTATTACACCGTGGGGGTGACGATAAAGGTTGAGAACCCGTCCGGGGAGGCCGTCCCGCTCAGGATCGTCCTTGGGGACGCAACCAGTGCGGTGAGCAAGGAGCTTGTTTATCAGTTCGACTCCGGGGTGAGCACCGCCCCGCTCGCTCCGGGCTCGTACACCTCGTTCGATGGCCTCGGGCTGATGAACAAAGCGACGGTTTTCTTCCTCAAGACGCCAGGGGGTTCCGAGATCACCCCGTTCGCCACCTTGCTCGGGGATCGGACGGCGTTCGGGATCACCGTACCCGCCGCTCCCGGGGAGAGCACCTACTCGTTCTCCCTGTACGGAGGGCGCCGCCGCTATCTCCTCATGGACGCAGTCGGGCTGGGGAGTCTGGACAATCCTGGAACCGGAGCGCGGCTGATCATCCCGGTCGTCCAGTTCTTAAAGCTCCTCTATCGCTACACCGGGAACTACGGGTGGGCGATCATCCTGTTCACCCTGGTGACGCGTCTCGTCCTGTTCCCGCTGATGCGCAAACAGTATCATTCGATGGCCAAGATGCAGAAGCTCCAGCCCAAACTGCAGGAGATCCAGAAGCGGTTCAAGGACGACCGTGAGCTTCTCCAGCAGAAGATGATGGAGCTGTACAAGCGGGAGGGGGTTAACCCGATGGGCGGGTGCCTCCCGATGGTGATCCAGCTTCCGATCCTGATCCTCCTGTGGAAGGCGATCCTGTATGCAAGCGAGGAGATCCACCTCTCCCCCGGCTTTTTGTGGATTCCGGACCTCAGCCTGCGCGATCCGCTGTTCATTCTTGTGATCCTCACTACGGGGGCGATGATCCTCCAGCAGCGGCTGATGACCCCGATGACCTCAGATCAGTCGAGCGGGTCGCAGAAGTACATGGGGTACATCTTCCCGTTGTTTATGGCCTTCTTCTTCTGGAACTTCCCGGCCGGGCTGTGGCTGTACTACCTCCTTACCACCCTGTCCCAAATCGGACAGCAGGCGTTCGTCAACTGGGAGATGGGAAAGGCCGAGGCCGCGGTGGGAGGAGCCGCTCCCCCGGGCTCATCCGCGGAGCCAGGAGAGAAGGAGGCGCAGGATGGAGACGATAAAGGCGGAGATTAG
- the secF gene encoding protein translocase subunit SecF, with product MHHFDFLGKAKYFVPISILLVVLSWILVIPGVRGLNPGIDFSGGTEFTVKFSEPVTTAEVRSALAEIPAPIDLSKSVIQNVAGKNTMVITTQLDVEANQSTIKAIEDTLRSKFKVEDVSRYSIGKQVSRELMQKGWQAVLLALVVILVYVSWRFRLRYAVGAVVALIHDVSIALGVFALFHIEVNLATIAAFLTIVGYSLNDTIVIFDRIRENLKIDRKASIFDIINKSVNQSLSRTLNTSLTTFIPVFIMFLFGGSVLRGFALALLIGVIVGTYSSMYIANPIVYAWTLKAGVKRSK from the coding sequence ATGCACCACTTCGATTTTCTCGGTAAGGCGAAGTACTTCGTTCCGATATCCATCCTCCTCGTGGTGTTGAGTTGGATCCTGGTGATCCCGGGAGTACGCGGGCTCAACCCCGGGATCGACTTCAGCGGCGGGACTGAGTTTACGGTGAAGTTCAGCGAGCCGGTCACCACTGCGGAGGTACGCAGCGCCCTCGCGGAAATCCCCGCCCCGATCGACCTCAGCAAGAGCGTGATCCAGAACGTAGCCGGGAAGAACACCATGGTGATCACCACCCAGCTCGACGTGGAGGCGAACCAGAGCACGATCAAGGCGATCGAGGATACCCTGCGGAGCAAGTTCAAAGTGGAGGATGTGAGCCGGTACTCGATCGGAAAGCAGGTGAGCCGTGAGCTGATGCAGAAAGGTTGGCAGGCGGTCCTCCTCGCGCTCGTTGTGATCCTGGTCTACGTGTCATGGCGGTTCCGGCTCCGTTACGCGGTCGGGGCGGTCGTTGCCTTGATCCACGACGTGTCGATTGCACTTGGGGTGTTCGCCCTGTTCCACATCGAAGTGAACCTCGCTACGATCGCTGCATTCCTCACGATCGTCGGTTACTCCCTGAACGATACGATCGTCATCTTCGATCGGATCCGGGAGAACTTGAAGATAGACCGCAAGGCGTCGATCTTCGACATCATAAACAAGAGCGTCAACCAATCCCTCTCCCGCACGTTGAACACCTCGCTCACCACCTTCATCCCGGTGTTCATCATGTTCCTGTTCGGAGGATCGGTCCTGCGCGGGTTCGCCCTTGCCCTGCTGATCGGGGTCATTGTCGGGACGTACTCCTCCATGTACATCGCCAATCCGATCGTCTATGCATGGACCCTTAAGGCGGGGGTAAAGAGAAGTAAATGA
- the hpt gene encoding hypoxanthine phosphoribosyltransferase, translating to MEERIERVLFSAEEIEQRVAALGARISRDYAGGDYSRDPQGRPPVLVCVLRGAMVFSADLVRHVPTDLEYDFICVSSYGNGTSPGAVRLVKDLDRPIYQRDVLIVEDIIDTGHTIDYLRRGFAARDPASIRICTLIDKRVRREIPVEIDYTGFVMDKDEFIVGYGMDYAELYRNLPFIGVLKPEYLR from the coding sequence ATAGAAGAGCGAATAGAGAGGGTTTTGTTCTCCGCGGAAGAGATCGAACAGCGGGTCGCCGCGCTCGGGGCCCGGATCTCCCGTGACTACGCAGGCGGGGATTATTCCCGCGATCCGCAGGGTCGTCCTCCGGTCTTGGTCTGCGTGCTGCGGGGAGCGATGGTGTTCAGCGCCGATCTGGTCCGTCACGTCCCCACTGATCTCGAGTACGACTTCATCTGCGTCTCATCCTACGGGAACGGGACTTCCCCTGGAGCGGTCCGGCTGGTGAAGGACCTCGACCGTCCGATCTACCAGCGCGATGTCCTGATTGTGGAAGACATCATCGACACCGGACACACGATCGACTACTTGCGCCGCGGGTTCGCCGCACGCGATCCGGCTTCGATCCGCATTTGCACCCTGATCGACAAGCGGGTGCGGCGGGAGATCCCGGTGGAGATCGACTACACCGGATTCGTGATGGACAAGGACGAGTTCATCGTCGGCTACGGGATGGACTACGCCGAGCTGTACCGGAACCTCCCGTTCATCGGGGTGTTGAAACCGGAATACCTGCGATGA
- the rpsT gene encoding 30S ribosomal protein S20, producing MPNIRSAEKRLRQSEKRRIRNRARKQAVKKVIKQIRIHLAAGEKEEARALIPQLAKAADKAAKGHAFHKNKASRIKSRWMRKIQSA from the coding sequence ATACCTAACATCCGTTCAGCAGAGAAGCGTTTGCGCCAGAGCGAGAAGCGTCGCATCCGCAACCGGGCGAGGAAACAGGCGGTGAAGAAGGTCATCAAGCAGATCCGCATCCACCTCGCGGCCGGGGAGAAGGAAGAGGCCCGCGCCCTGATCCCACAGCTCGCCAAGGCGGCCGATAAGGCGGCCAAGGGCCATGCGTTTCACAAAAACAAGGCGAGCCGGATCAAGTCGCGGTGGATGCGTAAGATACAGTCGGCTTGA
- the rpsI gene encoding 30S ribosomal protein S9, whose product MHAVGRRKRATARVYLKEGDGAIIINGRPAEEYFASFLEAPSHLEKTLKQPFYLTGTMGKYDVKARVRGGGFTGQLEAIRLGIARALLGVTEEYRAPLKRAGLLTRDPREVERKKYHHRKARKSEQYSKR is encoded by the coding sequence ATTCATGCCGTGGGGAGGCGGAAGAGGGCGACCGCCCGCGTCTACCTGAAGGAAGGAGACGGGGCGATCATCATCAACGGCCGCCCAGCGGAGGAGTATTTCGCTTCGTTCCTCGAGGCGCCGTCCCACCTCGAGAAGACGCTCAAGCAGCCGTTCTACCTCACCGGGACGATGGGAAAGTACGACGTCAAGGCCCGCGTGCGCGGTGGCGGGTTTACCGGGCAACTTGAGGCGATCCGCCTCGGGATCGCCCGTGCCCTCCTCGGGGTGACGGAGGAGTACCGGGCGCCGCTGAAACGGGCGGGGCTCCTCACCCGCGACCCACGCGAGGTGGAACGGAAGAAGTACCACCACCGCAAGGCGCGGAAGAGCGAGCAATACTCCAAGCGTTAA
- a CDS encoding ATP-binding protein, producing MRELVVLVGLPGSGKTSFRARHPEWAVVSKDDIRRNVFHRDFDLEYEDAVERIFSAMLVEAVDSPARVVCVDNTNLTRAARAPLIEVARLSDRLPIAYVMPHLPLEVLYARKLRQLEELARNHPEITVGGFPEARYAAMYDQYEQVSEDEGFARVFRNVEPIPVKKRTRRARRSVRSLEPLPLFAQ from the coding sequence ATGAGAGAGTTGGTTGTGCTAGTCGGGCTCCCGGGATCGGGAAAGACGAGCTTTCGGGCACGCCATCCCGAGTGGGCGGTGGTCTCCAAGGATGATATCCGCCGGAACGTGTTCCACCGTGACTTCGACCTCGAGTATGAGGACGCAGTGGAACGGATCTTCTCCGCCATGTTGGTGGAGGCGGTCGATTCCCCGGCCCGGGTGGTGTGCGTGGACAATACCAACCTCACCCGCGCCGCCCGCGCCCCGCTGATCGAGGTGGCGCGGCTCTCCGACCGGCTCCCGATCGCTTACGTCATGCCGCACCTGCCGCTGGAGGTCCTCTACGCCCGCAAGCTGCGCCAGCTTGAGGAACTCGCGCGAAACCACCCGGAGATCACCGTGGGCGGCTTCCCCGAGGCGCGCTATGCGGCGATGTACGACCAATACGAACAGGTGAGCGAGGATGAGGGATTCGCACGCGTGTTTCGCAATGTGGAGCCGATCCCGGTTAAGAAACGGACGCGCCGCGCACGCCGTTCCGTCCGCTC
- the rpmE gene encoding 50S ribosomal protein L31, with protein sequence MKKGIHPELKRAVIHCACGAEFETLSTVEDVHVDICSKCHPFFTGEERFVDTEGRVERFQRKYGKKE encoded by the coding sequence ATGAAAAAAGGGATCCATCCGGAGTTGAAGAGGGCCGTTATTCACTGCGCCTGTGGGGCGGAGTTCGAGACGCTCTCCACGGTGGAGGACGTGCACGTGGACATCTGCTCCAAGTGCCATCCGTTCTTCACCGGCGAGGAGCGGTTCGTCGATACCGAGGGGCGTGTGGAGCGGTTCCAGCGTAAGTACGGGAAGAAGGAATAG
- the recJ gene encoding single-stranded-DNA-specific exonuclease RecJ has protein sequence MNSILFPRREWEPAPAPDEGLIGEVVSSLGCSPGLGILLARRGGKRWRGLLDPGFPQFHSPFGLSGITTAISRMREAIARGERVFIHGDFDVDGLTGAAVLYRGLVPLFPKETIKVEVGDRRHGHGLSPEFVLRVIDEGFDLVVTVDCGISNVDEVAALREAGIDTIITDHHVPPAQLPPAVAVIDPQLPDDSYPNRNLAGVGVAYKFLSALYQQLKKPIPYQLLDLVGLGTIADLVPLSDDGEVENRALVREAFNLIARGEGSSLGLRVLMERLSLNPKKLTASDIGYIIAPKLNAANRAGDPKVAFLLLTTRVKERAEYLSEVLLDYNRDREVAQTDLIAQAQEEMAKAGVDPRQDGIIVLSGKYWNKGIIGLAASNLADRYRVPAVIISEGDRISRGSCRSVDGFDMIACLRENSDILVRYGGHKMAAGFTVKNELLPLLTERLLACAARERGKAAPIKEQYDAEIRADEIDMRFYTNIRSLSPFGPGNPAPLFLLRDCRFSDLSLVGGQRQHLKGTVSQDGRSIPFIAFRMGRHIDKFEQGSGAGLIFRPGFDDWRGTVQVEAVDLVED, from the coding sequence ATGAACTCCATTCTCTTCCCAAGAAGGGAATGGGAACCGGCGCCCGCGCCGGATGAGGGCCTCATCGGGGAAGTCGTCTCTTCTCTGGGGTGCTCCCCCGGGTTAGGAATCCTGCTTGCCCGCCGCGGCGGGAAGCGGTGGCGGGGACTGCTGGATCCAGGATTCCCCCAGTTCCACTCTCCGTTCGGTCTCTCCGGAATAACCACTGCCATCTCCCGGATGCGGGAGGCGATCGCCCGCGGCGAGCGGGTGTTCATTCACGGTGACTTTGACGTCGACGGCCTCACCGGAGCAGCGGTCCTGTACCGCGGTCTGGTCCCGTTGTTCCCCAAAGAGACGATCAAGGTGGAGGTTGGAGACCGGCGTCACGGGCACGGGTTGTCGCCCGAGTTCGTGCTGCGGGTGATCGATGAAGGGTTCGATCTCGTCGTCACCGTGGACTGCGGAATATCGAACGTCGACGAGGTCGCAGCCCTGCGCGAAGCGGGGATCGACACGATCATCACCGACCATCACGTCCCCCCGGCGCAACTCCCGCCAGCGGTAGCAGTGATCGACCCCCAACTTCCGGACGATTCCTACCCGAACCGCAACCTCGCCGGGGTCGGGGTGGCGTACAAGTTCCTGAGTGCGCTGTACCAACAGCTGAAAAAACCGATCCCTTACCAGCTCCTTGATCTCGTTGGACTAGGGACGATCGCCGATCTGGTCCCGCTGTCCGACGACGGAGAGGTGGAGAACCGGGCGCTGGTGAGAGAGGCGTTCAACCTGATCGCGCGGGGGGAGGGATCTTCCCTCGGGCTGCGCGTTCTAATGGAACGGCTCTCCCTCAACCCAAAGAAGCTGACCGCGTCGGATATCGGCTACATCATCGCTCCAAAGCTGAATGCGGCGAACCGGGCCGGGGACCCGAAGGTGGCGTTCCTCCTCCTGACCACGCGGGTGAAGGAGCGGGCCGAGTACCTGAGCGAGGTCCTCCTCGACTACAACCGCGACCGGGAGGTGGCGCAGACCGACCTGATCGCCCAGGCGCAGGAGGAGATGGCTAAGGCGGGTGTTGATCCGCGCCAGGATGGGATCATCGTCCTGTCCGGGAAGTACTGGAACAAGGGGATCATCGGGCTCGCCGCCTCCAACCTCGCCGACCGCTACCGTGTCCCGGCGGTGATAATCTCCGAGGGGGACCGGATAAGCCGCGGATCGTGCCGGAGCGTGGACGGATTCGACATGATCGCCTGCCTGCGCGAGAACTCCGACATCCTCGTGCGCTACGGCGGACACAAGATGGCGGCCGGGTTCACGGTGAAGAACGAGCTTCTTCCTCTCCTCACCGAACGGCTGCTCGCCTGTGCCGCGCGAGAGAGGGGGAAGGCCGCCCCGATCAAGGAGCAGTACGACGCTGAGATCAGGGCGGATGAGATCGACATGCGCTTTTACACCAACATCCGCTCCCTATCCCCGTTTGGGCCGGGTAATCCCGCTCCGCTCTTCCTCCTGCGCGACTGTCGGTTCTCCGATCTCTCCCTGGTCGGAGGGCAGCGCCAGCACCTGAAGGGGACGGTGAGTCAGGACGGAAGGAGCATCCCGTTCATCGCGTTCCGCATGGGCCGCCACATCGACAAGTTCGAGCAAGGGAGCGGAGCAGGGCTCATCTTCCGTCCTGGGTTCGACGACTGGCGCGGGACGGTGCAGGTGGAGGCGGTCGATCTGGTCGAGGACTAA
- a CDS encoding DUF1385 domain-containing protein, with product MPPVGGQAIIEGVMMQNGDRVAVAVRRQSDGKIIVRDIPTRKRPQRIWNAPFIRGLFRLYDMLSLGLRALNMSAKLAFPEEEQLGKGESWFTYALAVILAVGGFVVLPLYLANMVPGLRTGNSILFNLVEGLIRITFFLAYLYLISRLKDIHRVFQYHGAEHKTVYTYEAGEELTVENARKYTTLHPRCGTAFLMIVLVISILVFSIAGNPNLWLKVLSRLLLLPVVAGISYEALRYSGGNYNRFWVRVLTKPGLWLQKLTTAEPTDDMLEVAIAALKRVTEEPHIESVGAAVSESGEVSPSSK from the coding sequence ATGCCGCCAGTGGGCGGTCAGGCGATAATCGAGGGTGTGATGATGCAGAACGGCGACCGCGTCGCGGTCGCCGTTCGTCGTCAATCGGACGGCAAGATCATCGTCCGCGACATCCCGACGCGCAAGAGACCGCAGCGGATCTGGAACGCCCCGTTCATTCGCGGGCTGTTCCGGCTGTACGACATGCTCTCCCTCGGGCTGCGCGCTTTAAACATGTCGGCCAAGCTTGCATTCCCGGAAGAGGAACAACTCGGCAAAGGGGAATCGTGGTTCACCTACGCCCTTGCCGTCATCCTCGCCGTGGGCGGATTCGTCGTCCTCCCCCTCTACCTGGCCAACATGGTCCCGGGCCTACGCACTGGAAATTCGATCCTGTTCAACCTCGTCGAGGGATTGATCCGGATAACATTCTTCCTCGCTTACCTCTACCTCATCTCACGCCTGAAGGACATCCATCGCGTCTTCCAGTATCACGGAGCGGAGCACAAGACCGTCTACACCTACGAGGCGGGGGAGGAATTGACGGTGGAGAACGCGCGCAAGTACACGACGCTGCATCCCCGCTGTGGGACGGCCTTCTTGATGATCGTCCTTGTGATCTCGATCCTCGTCTTCTCCATCGCCGGGAACCCGAACCTGTGGCTGAAGGTCCTCTCCCGTCTCCTCCTGCTGCCGGTCGTCGCCGGGATCTCGTACGAGGCGCTCCGGTACAGCGGGGGAAACTACAACAGGTTTTGGGTGCGAGTTCTCACTAAACCTGGGCTATGGCTGCAGAAGTTGACCACGGCCGAGCCGACCGACGATATGCTCGAAGTGGCGATCGCTGCCCTGAAACGGGTGACGGAAGAGCCTCATATAGAGAGCGTCGGGGCCGCGGTGAGCGAGAGCGGCGAGGTCTCCCCGAGCTCAAAGTGA
- the tsaD gene encoding tRNA (adenosine(37)-N6)-threonylcarbamoyltransferase complex transferase subunit TsaD, which yields MTEYTLGIETSCDETAVAVLRGETDLEVNLIYSQVELHARYGGVVPEVASRDHLRKLPHLVKRALEEAGIGFSDLSLVAATYGPGLVGPLLVGLSYGKGIAFGRGIPFIGVNHLEGHLFAHRLAYPDAGPPFMGLLVSGGHTLLVKVEDYGRYRLVGTTIDDAAGEALDKVGKMLGIDYPAGAEIDRLAEEGDPSAIEFPRPLMASPGFDFSFAGLKTSVLYYLRKHPSADPRDVAASFLASVVDVLAGKAIEAARRHHMRKLVVVGGVAANSHLRARLLADGKSRGIEVFFPPLSYCTDNAAMIAACGAFRHFELGETSPLSLTAAPTLSI from the coding sequence ATGACCGAATATACGCTGGGAATCGAGACCTCGTGCGATGAGACCGCGGTCGCCGTCCTGCGCGGGGAGACTGATCTCGAGGTGAATCTGATCTATTCCCAGGTCGAACTCCACGCCCGTTACGGTGGGGTCGTCCCCGAGGTCGCGTCCCGGGATCACCTGCGCAAGCTCCCGCACCTGGTGAAGCGGGCGCTGGAAGAGGCAGGGATCGGCTTTTCCGATCTCTCCCTTGTCGCCGCCACCTACGGCCCCGGGCTCGTCGGACCGCTCCTCGTTGGGCTCTCCTACGGGAAGGGGATCGCGTTCGGGCGTGGGATCCCGTTCATCGGGGTGAACCACCTCGAGGGGCACCTGTTCGCCCATCGCCTCGCCTATCCGGACGCCGGACCGCCGTTCATGGGCCTCCTCGTCTCCGGGGGGCACACTCTCTTGGTCAAGGTGGAGGATTACGGACGCTACCGACTGGTGGGGACGACGATCGACGACGCGGCCGGGGAGGCGCTTGACAAGGTGGGGAAGATGCTCGGGATCGACTATCCGGCCGGGGCGGAGATCGACCGGTTGGCCGAGGAAGGGGATCCCAGCGCGATCGAATTTCCCCGCCCCCTCATGGCATCGCCGGGGTTCGACTTCAGCTTCGCCGGGCTGAAGACCTCGGTCCTCTACTACCTGCGGAAGCATCCGTCCGCCGATCCCCGCGATGTCGCCGCCTCGTTCCTGGCGAGCGTGGTCGACGTCCTCGCCGGGAAGGCGATCGAGGCAGCTCGACGGCATCACATGCGCAAGCTCGTCGTCGTGGGCGGGGTGGCGGCAAATTCCCACCTGCGGGCGCGGCTGCTTGCGGATGGGAAATCACGCGGGATCGAGGTCTTCTTCCCCCCGCTTTCCTACTGCACCGACAACGCGGCGATGATCGCCGCCTGCGGTGCGTTCCGTCACTTTGAGCTCGGGGAGACCTCGCCGCTCTCGCTCACCGCGGCCCCGACGCTCTCTATATGA
- a CDS encoding WecB/TagA/CpsF family glycosyltransferase: MIRAGRAAVVVTPNSPGVIRALSDPVLRSSYASADLVIPDGIGVVWASRLFGRPLPARVTGVDLAARLLARPGIRVYLLGGRPGVAIRAADRLQAHHPGINIVGTHHGYFTKPDAVVERIAAARPDLVLVGMGVPQQERFMRAARTRVPGVMIGVGGALDLFAGDVPRAPIAWQKLGLEWCYRMIRQPRRVKAVVSIARFSGRALLAWAVLSFIRLSAQAD, encoded by the coding sequence ATGATCCGGGCCGGACGGGCAGCAGTCGTCGTCACCCCGAACTCCCCGGGGGTGATCAGGGCCCTCTCCGACCCTGTGCTTCGGTCCAGCTACGCCTCCGCTGACCTTGTCATCCCGGACGGGATCGGGGTCGTCTGGGCGAGCCGGCTTTTCGGGCGGCCGCTCCCGGCGCGAGTGACCGGGGTTGATCTCGCCGCCCGGCTCCTCGCCCGACCCGGGATCCGGGTCTATCTCCTCGGAGGAAGGCCCGGGGTGGCGATCCGAGCGGCGGATCGGCTGCAGGCGCACCACCCCGGGATAAACATCGTGGGGACGCATCACGGTTACTTCACGAAACCCGACGCGGTGGTGGAGCGCATCGCCGCGGCAAGACCCGATCTCGTTCTGGTTGGGATGGGGGTCCCGCAGCAGGAGCGGTTCATGCGGGCAGCGCGAACCAGGGTTCCCGGGGTGATGATCGGGGTCGGAGGGGCGCTCGACCTGTTCGCCGGGGACGTACCCCGCGCTCCGATCGCCTGGCAGAAACTCGGGTTGGAGTGGTGCTACCGGATGATCCGCCAGCCGCGCCGGGTGAAGGCGGTCGTTTCGATCGCGCGGTTCAGCGGGCGCGCCCTGCTTGCGTGGGCGGTCCTCTCCTTCATCCGCCTCTCCGCGCAGGCGGATTAG